A region from the Paenibacillus humicola genome encodes:
- a CDS encoding carbohydrate ABC transporter permease gives MNKTNPVFASAVRTERKSATVSRRRAERLRDGLTYLLLTLGSLMILVPFTWMVSTSLKRKQDVYTFPPHWIPSPVEWHNYKDAFTVFPFGLYTWNTVTITSFVLLGTLLSCSFSAYGFSRLNAPGRNLVFLVLLSTMMLPAAVTMVPTYLLFNKLGWTNTFMPLIVPAWFGNAFFIFMMRQFYMGIPFELEDSARIDGCSTYGIWLKIIVPLSRPVLVTVGVFTFMGTWNDFMGPLIYLTDENKRTIALALSYFQGSARAAPDLHLLMAATLYAIAPCVVLYFLCQRVFVKGMVFTGVKG, from the coding sequence ATGAACAAGACGAATCCGGTCTTCGCGTCCGCGGTTCGAACGGAACGGAAAAGCGCTACGGTTTCCAGGCGGCGGGCGGAGCGGCTGCGGGACGGACTGACCTATTTGCTGCTGACGCTGGGCTCGCTCATGATTCTCGTTCCGTTCACCTGGATGGTTTCCACCTCGCTCAAACGGAAGCAGGATGTTTATACGTTCCCGCCGCATTGGATTCCTTCTCCCGTGGAGTGGCACAACTACAAGGACGCCTTCACGGTCTTTCCCTTCGGGCTGTACACGTGGAATACCGTTACGATCACGTCGTTCGTCCTGCTTGGTACGCTGCTGTCCTGCTCGTTCTCCGCATACGGATTCTCGCGGCTGAACGCGCCCGGACGCAATCTCGTGTTCCTGGTGCTGCTGTCCACGATGATGCTGCCGGCTGCGGTGACCATGGTGCCGACATATTTGCTGTTTAACAAGCTGGGGTGGACCAATACGTTTATGCCTCTGATCGTGCCGGCCTGGTTCGGAAATGCGTTCTTCATTTTCATGATGCGGCAGTTTTACATGGGCATTCCGTTTGAGCTCGAAGACTCGGCTCGAATCGACGGCTGCAGCACGTACGGGATATGGCTGAAAATCATCGTACCGCTGAGCAGGCCGGTGCTCGTCACGGTCGGCGTATTTACGTTCATGGGGACGTGGAACGATTTTATGGGACCGCTCATTTATTTGACCGACGAGAACAAGCGCACGATCGCGCTCGCGCTCTCGTATTTTCAGGGCTCGGCCCGTGCGGCGCCCGATCTGCATCTGCTTATGGCCGCCACGCTGTACGCGATCGCGCCGTGCGTCGTGCTCTATTTTCTGTGTCAGCGGGTATTCGTCAAGGGCATGGTTTTTACCGGTGTGAAAGGGTAA
- a CDS encoding ABC transporter substrate-binding protein, with protein sequence MGRQKRWALGLLAAMLTLTMYGCSGGSKGTSPAGPGASGNEPASEGGKKEKVSLNFIRWSNGPALDAEEKDKVKRFNDSHPDIQVNMTLLPWDETFKKIELSLASGTPVDLFYWDVPAYAYYKKGLMANLQPYFDRDLDMSDYDGKLFEPFKFDGQNMYVAPENYQTLVLYYNKDLFDKAHVAYPTADWNWDDFLNAARKLTVKQGDKTVQFGTTMSLGAWWGWMALSQEQGGSLTDNIHDPQKLTFDTPQTRNALQFLQDLIYKEHVAPDAAQANALGGDFMTGKIAMYVGGDWDLGTLKDTKNLHWDMAPMPKWDGKRVVPYWMGGYAMTSKTKHPEEAWQFIKWTMTDNQETLAKQQSWIPVSKSALEKAKLPEWAPKGYEEARFAWKKDAVIGDIYQLNWREAQDKVISPIDDQIFANKISVEEGLKQMEQQVNEILAKP encoded by the coding sequence ATGGGACGACAAAAAAGATGGGCGCTCGGTTTGCTTGCCGCCATGCTGACGCTGACGATGTACGGCTGCTCCGGCGGTTCGAAAGGAACGAGCCCGGCCGGGCCGGGCGCAAGCGGGAACGAACCAGCTTCGGAAGGCGGCAAGAAGGAGAAGGTCTCGCTCAATTTCATCCGCTGGTCGAACGGTCCGGCGCTTGACGCCGAAGAAAAGGATAAGGTCAAGCGGTTCAACGATTCGCATCCGGACATTCAAGTCAACATGACGCTGCTGCCGTGGGACGAAACGTTCAAAAAAATCGAGCTGTCGCTGGCGTCGGGCACGCCTGTGGACCTGTTTTACTGGGACGTGCCGGCCTATGCCTATTACAAAAAAGGGCTGATGGCCAATTTGCAGCCGTATTTCGACCGCGACCTCGATATGTCGGACTACGACGGGAAGCTGTTCGAACCGTTCAAATTCGACGGCCAAAATATGTACGTCGCGCCGGAAAACTATCAGACGCTGGTGCTGTATTACAACAAAGACCTGTTCGACAAGGCGCATGTCGCGTATCCGACCGCGGATTGGAACTGGGACGATTTCCTGAATGCGGCCAGGAAGCTGACGGTGAAGCAGGGAGACAAAACCGTTCAGTTCGGCACGACGATGTCGCTCGGCGCGTGGTGGGGATGGATGGCGCTGAGCCAGGAGCAGGGCGGTTCGCTGACGGACAACATTCACGACCCGCAGAAGCTGACCTTCGATACGCCGCAGACGAGAAACGCGCTTCAATTTTTACAGGACTTGATTTACAAGGAGCACGTAGCGCCCGACGCGGCTCAGGCAAACGCCCTCGGCGGCGACTTCATGACCGGAAAAATCGCCATGTATGTCGGCGGCGACTGGGATCTGGGCACGCTGAAGGATACGAAAAACCTGCACTGGGATATGGCGCCGATGCCCAAATGGGACGGTAAGCGCGTCGTGCCGTATTGGATGGGCGGTTATGCGATGACGTCCAAGACGAAGCACCCGGAAGAAGCGTGGCAGTTCATCAAATGGACGATGACCGATAATCAGGAGACGCTCGCGAAGCAGCAGTCCTGGATTCCGGTCAGCAAGTCCGCCCTCGAGAAAGCGAAGCTTCCGGAGTGGGCGCCGAAAGGCTACGAGGAAGCTCGCTTCGCCTGGAAAAAAGACGCTGTAATCGGGGATATCTACCAGCTGAACTGGCGAGAGGCGCAGGATAAGGTCATTTCCCCGATCGACGACCAAATTTTCGCCAACAAGATATCCGTGGAAGAGGGCTTGAAGCAGATGGAGCAGCAGGTGAACGAAATTTTGGCAAAACCGTAA
- a CDS encoding helix-turn-helix transcriptional regulator, translated as MHEEWLNTPSPFAKAALYYPLIGGFDPCHSRFYFERDHYPAYEILLITKGKGAFRHGDAWMSFGPGDCLLHNMRYPHAYRADPEDPCQMLYLVFDGIELEQLWLRLFGAPVKLFAAFDAGPENGSSPIVRTLRAVLSGMRTPIPQQEWEQSTLLYRLLMECACSAGGGGVLLPVPAAIERAVRHIDEHYVTVGGIAECADKAGLSVYHFIRQFRKHCGCTPKEYILQKRINHAKRLLMLTDASVGEVAEQAGFESYNAFLQAFRNAERCSPTAFRKNWKRS; from the coding sequence ATGCATGAGGAATGGCTGAACACGCCGAGCCCGTTCGCCAAGGCGGCCCTTTATTATCCGCTCATCGGCGGCTTCGATCCCTGTCACAGCCGCTTTTACTTCGAACGGGATCATTATCCCGCCTATGAAATCCTGCTCATCACGAAGGGCAAAGGGGCTTTCCGCCACGGGGATGCTTGGATGAGCTTCGGTCCCGGCGACTGCCTGCTGCACAATATGCGCTACCCGCATGCTTACCGGGCGGACCCGGAGGATCCGTGCCAGATGCTGTATCTGGTCTTCGACGGCATCGAGCTGGAGCAGCTGTGGCTTCGTTTGTTCGGCGCGCCCGTCAAGCTTTTTGCCGCATTCGATGCCGGGCCGGAAAACGGCTCCTCCCCGATCGTCCGCACGCTTCGGGCGGTGCTGAGCGGCATGCGGACGCCCATTCCCCAGCAGGAATGGGAGCAATCTACGCTCCTGTACCGGCTGCTGATGGAGTGCGCCTGTTCGGCGGGCGGCGGCGGGGTTCTGCTTCCGGTTCCGGCCGCTATCGAACGCGCCGTGCGCCACATCGACGAGCATTACGTGACGGTCGGCGGCATTGCGGAATGCGCGGATAAGGCCGGGCTCAGCGTTTACCATTTTATCCGCCAGTTCCGCAAGCACTGCGGCTGTACGCCGAAGGAATATATTCTGCAGAAGCGGATTAATCATGCGAAACGACTTCTGATGCTGACGGACGCCTCCGTCGGGGAAGTGGCCGAGCAGGCCGGCTTCGAGAGCTACAACGCGTTCCTGCAGGCGTTTCGCAATGCCGAGCGCTGCTCACCGACGGCGTTTCGAAAAAACTGGAAACGGAGCTAG
- a CDS encoding phytanoyl-CoA dioxygenase family protein — protein sequence MALHGLTIEQKLIWERDGYLVLEQFLDAGEVSYYNERLDNAFKAWETKGGTNPASGQLQNVQQVCGVIEYDDALLELMENRRMMSILRDILGDSFVMIDNDGLIKPPQKEAHTNWHRDTGTLLYVNEKKVPFMAKVFYFLSDVHYDGGCLAFLPGSANMMNEQLPKVEKQEDMPGHVRMNVKAGTAVVFNGYTYHSALNNYTENTRRSLIYNYAPSFLRTWPGYEPSEALKSKASTRLRQMLLGMLPWTENPKAFEESEAVKS from the coding sequence ATGGCGCTGCACGGACTGACAATCGAACAGAAGCTTATCTGGGAACGCGACGGTTACCTGGTTCTGGAGCAGTTTCTTGATGCCGGCGAGGTGAGCTATTATAACGAGAGGCTGGACAACGCCTTCAAGGCATGGGAAACCAAAGGCGGCACGAATCCGGCCTCCGGCCAGCTGCAAAACGTTCAGCAGGTATGCGGTGTGATCGAATACGACGACGCCCTGCTGGAATTGATGGAAAACAGGCGGATGATGTCGATTTTGCGCGATATCCTCGGCGATTCCTTCGTTATGATCGACAATGACGGCCTGATCAAACCCCCGCAGAAGGAAGCGCATACGAATTGGCACCGGGATACGGGCACTCTGCTCTATGTAAACGAGAAAAAAGTCCCTTTTATGGCAAAAGTGTTCTACTTCCTCTCCGACGTCCATTACGACGGCGGCTGTCTCGCCTTCCTGCCCGGAAGCGCGAATATGATGAACGAGCAGCTGCCGAAGGTGGAGAAGCAGGAGGATATGCCCGGGCATGTGCGCATGAATGTAAAAGCCGGAACCGCGGTTGTCTTCAACGGGTATACGTATCATTCCGCGCTCAATAATTACACGGAAAATACCCGCCGTTCGCTCATTTATAATTATGCTCCTTCGTTCCTTCGAACATGGCCCGGCTACGAGCCGTCCGAGGCGCTGAAGTCGAAAGCGAGCACCCGCCTTCGCCAAATGCTGCTCGGCATGCTGCCCTGGACGGAAAATCCGAAAGCGTTCGAAGAGTCCGAAGCCGTTAAATCATAA
- a CDS encoding NAD-dependent epimerase/dehydratase family protein: MRYVIIGGSGHVGTYMIPQLVRLGHEVINVSRGAREPYRPDAAWTDVRHVSADRTAEEADGTFGRKIAALQPDVVIDMICFKPESAALMVEALHGEVQHYISCGTIWVHGPSVSVPTTEEAPRRPFGEYGILKAEIEGFLLDRARRKGFPATVLHPGHIVGPGWAPLNPAGHFNPQVFSRLAKGEEVDIPNFGLETIHHVHAEDVAQAFVKASQCWSAAVGESFHVVSPAALTLRGYAEAVASWFGREANMRFEPFESLKDKLSEQEARSVWDHIAHSPNCSIGKARRLFGYEPRYSSLEAVRESLDWLIDQGQVEIG; this comes from the coding sequence ATGCGGTATGTAATTATAGGCGGCAGCGGGCATGTCGGGACGTATATGATTCCGCAATTGGTGCGGCTCGGTCACGAGGTGATCAACGTCAGCAGGGGAGCGAGGGAGCCGTATCGTCCGGACGCGGCCTGGACGGACGTGCGGCATGTTTCCGCCGATCGGACGGCGGAAGAAGCGGACGGCACGTTCGGGCGAAAAATCGCCGCCCTTCAGCCGGACGTCGTCATCGACATGATCTGCTTCAAGCCGGAGAGCGCAGCTCTGATGGTTGAGGCGCTGCATGGGGAGGTCCAGCATTATATTTCCTGCGGCACCATCTGGGTGCACGGACCGAGCGTATCGGTGCCGACTACCGAGGAAGCGCCGCGGAGGCCGTTCGGCGAGTACGGCATTTTGAAAGCGGAAATCGAAGGCTTCCTGCTGGACCGCGCCAGAAGGAAAGGCTTCCCGGCGACCGTCCTGCATCCGGGTCATATCGTCGGTCCGGGGTGGGCGCCGCTGAATCCTGCCGGTCATTTCAATCCGCAGGTGTTCTCCCGGCTGGCGAAGGGGGAGGAGGTCGACATCCCGAACTTCGGCCTGGAGACGATCCATCACGTTCACGCCGAAGATGTCGCGCAGGCTTTCGTCAAGGCATCGCAATGCTGGAGCGCTGCGGTCGGCGAAAGCTTTCACGTCGTCTCCCCGGCGGCTTTGACGCTGCGAGGATATGCGGAAGCCGTCGCGTCCTGGTTCGGCCGGGAGGCTAATATGCGCTTCGAGCCGTTCGAATCGCTGAAGGACAAGCTGTCCGAGCAGGAGGCGCGAAGCGTTTGGGATCATATCGCGCACAGCCCGAACTGCAGCATCGGCAAGGCGCGGCGGCTGTTCGGCTACGAACCGCGTTATTCTTCGCTGGAAGCGGTCAGGGAATCGCTCGATTGGCTCATCGATCAGGGTCAGGTAGAGATCGGCTAA
- a CDS encoding methylenetetrahydrofolate reductase, producing the protein MLKQKLLNRQPGILTYGMTPPKAVYTPDKIAEIAQKQLARIEALPIDALLLYDVQEEADRAAEQERPFPYLPMVDPSQYGDLYFRGLPVPQIIYRCVGKYTEARLEEWIKANSEHDKYAVYVGASSSNQEVHLDVASAARLSKRVQPDFHFGGVVIPERHTKKQDEHLRVVNKIRDGCSFFVSQATYNVEASKNFLSDYYYTCTNNGIVMAPVLFNLAPCGSAKTLEFMKWLGISIPKWLENELKYSSDVLDKSLVLARQLFEELLDFSLEKGIPIGCSVESVSTRKVEIEASVQLVRDIKSLFDRKLPSA; encoded by the coding sequence ATGCTGAAACAGAAGCTGCTGAACAGGCAGCCGGGCATTTTAACGTATGGAATGACTCCGCCGAAGGCGGTTTATACGCCGGACAAAATCGCGGAAATTGCGCAGAAGCAGCTGGCGCGGATCGAAGCTCTCCCCATCGACGCGCTGCTGCTTTATGACGTTCAGGAAGAGGCTGACCGCGCGGCGGAGCAGGAGAGGCCGTTTCCGTACCTGCCGATGGTGGATCCTTCGCAATACGGGGACCTGTATTTTCGCGGGCTGCCCGTTCCGCAAATTATCTACCGCTGTGTCGGCAAATATACCGAAGCCCGGCTCGAAGAATGGATCAAGGCCAATTCGGAGCATGACAAATATGCCGTTTATGTCGGCGCATCGTCAAGCAACCAGGAGGTCCATCTCGATGTCGCGTCGGCCGCCCGGCTGAGCAAGCGCGTGCAGCCGGATTTTCATTTCGGCGGCGTGGTGATACCCGAGCGGCATACGAAGAAGCAGGATGAACACCTGCGGGTGGTGAACAAGATCCGTGACGGGTGCAGCTTTTTCGTTTCGCAGGCGACCTATAACGTCGAAGCGTCGAAAAACTTTTTGTCCGACTATTATTACACCTGCACGAATAACGGAATCGTAATGGCGCCCGTCTTGTTCAATCTTGCGCCTTGCGGTTCCGCGAAAACGCTGGAATTTATGAAGTGGCTCGGCATCAGCATCCCAAAATGGCTGGAAAACGAGTTGAAATATTCGAGCGATGTGCTGGACAAATCGCTTGTTCTCGCCCGGCAGCTCTTCGAGGAGCTGCTCGATTTCAGCCTGGAGAAAGGCATTCCCATCGGCTGCAGCGTCGAAAGCGTCTCCACGCGGAAGGTGGAAATCGAGGCGTCCGTGCAGCTCGTCCGGGATATTAAAAGCTTGTTCGACCGCAAATTGCCGTCCGCTTGA
- a CDS encoding DMT family transporter: protein MKKSLAFPLAVALVAISFSAIFVKWSDAPSTVLSMYRMLFASILMLPIVWKKRAEFKKIAGKERLFLLCSGFFLAMHFALWFESLKLTTVANSTIILALQPIVSLIGGFFLFKERTTAAALVTMGIATAGAMMIGWGDLGVGRSAILGDISSFLSVVAVVGYLFIGQSIVKKVSHWIYSFCVFLSAALFLTVYNVIAGSAFGGYSARNWGIFLLLAIVPTMAHVINNWLLNYINATTISMSVLGEPVGATALAAWLLGESVVGWQIAGGLLVLLGVFLFLILKQKPSLPNERASARPLNTD, encoded by the coding sequence ATGAAAAAATCGCTCGCTTTTCCGCTCGCCGTTGCGCTGGTCGCGATTTCATTTTCGGCGATCTTCGTCAAATGGTCCGATGCGCCGTCCACCGTCTTAAGTATGTACCGCATGCTGTTCGCCAGTATCCTCATGTTACCGATTGTATGGAAAAAACGCGCGGAATTCAAAAAAATCGCCGGTAAGGAGCGGCTGTTCCTCCTCTGCTCCGGCTTTTTTCTGGCGATGCATTTTGCGCTGTGGTTCGAATCGCTGAAGCTGACGACCGTGGCCAACTCCACGATCATTCTCGCCCTGCAGCCGATCGTCTCGCTGATCGGCGGCTTTTTCCTGTTTAAAGAACGGACGACTGCCGCGGCGCTTGTGACGATGGGCATCGCCACCGCCGGAGCGATGATGATCGGCTGGGGGGATCTCGGCGTCGGCCGCAGCGCGATCCTCGGCGACATCAGTTCTTTTCTCAGCGTTGTTGCCGTGGTCGGCTACTTGTTTATCGGGCAAAGCATTGTGAAGAAAGTGTCGCACTGGATTTACAGCTTCTGCGTCTTTCTGAGCGCAGCTTTGTTTTTAACCGTCTACAACGTCATCGCAGGCAGCGCGTTCGGCGGCTACTCGGCGCGGAACTGGGGCATCTTTCTCCTGCTGGCGATCGTTCCGACGATGGCCCATGTCATTAATAACTGGCTTTTAAACTACATCAATGCCACGACGATCTCGATGAGCGTATTAGGCGAACCGGTCGGGGCGACCGCGCTTGCGGCCTGGCTGCTGGGCGAGAGCGTTGTCGGCTGGCAAATTGCCGGAGGCCTGCTCGTTCTGCTGGGCGTTTTCCTGTTTCTCATCCTGAAGCAGAAGCCGTCTCTCCCGAATGAACGGGCTTCCGCCCGTCCCTTGAACACCGATTGA
- a CDS encoding AAA family ATPase, with protein sequence MRRYRWIKWRAFLLWLAALIAVGVLWYLGGKYSLGIAISIASVAFQLLFAILFIIIQFAAMFWFLARGRTYWILPGETGATWDDYRGNPEIVENAKRIVTLLKGVKEFKDMGGEAIRGFLLCGPPGTGKSYLAQVIANEAEVPFAYASAPSFQNMFFGVGNLKVMRLYKKARKLAQVYGACIIFIDEIDAIGVKRQNGSGGGMMGMMGGGSGLLNELLLQMDPPNLDGSRFARFLRALGLRRRKAERPAVLTVAATNLPDVLDPALLRPGRFDRQLWVDSPDYDGRVDVFDYYLQKVKRDRTLTPERAALDTIGYSPAQIKHIVNESVVIAHQRGAQMAGYEDFRAAMETYEWGLKQPLRSMSEDEKRNVAYHEAGHAVAQYLLKPHERVWKVTIIRRGGALGLAATKPTHERYNRSDSEMLAEIQVCLAARAVEEEFLGKKLNGVTSDLQQATLIAGSYLGMVGMGDELFSFRAAGGQGDSLKALRPKINELLKDQMLQVKELVREHAELVHAIAEELLLRGDLTGEEIEDIYVRMYGHTRPEPQAVKSHAQLDSISQIAAAKEPEDAGDPEPTS encoded by the coding sequence ATGAGGAGATATCGTTGGATCAAATGGCGTGCATTCCTCCTGTGGCTTGCGGCTCTCATCGCAGTAGGCGTGCTGTGGTATTTGGGAGGCAAGTATTCCTTAGGGATCGCGATCAGCATTGCGAGCGTCGCTTTTCAGCTGCTTTTTGCCATCTTGTTCATCATCATTCAATTCGCGGCCATGTTCTGGTTTTTGGCCCGGGGACGGACGTACTGGATATTGCCGGGGGAAACCGGCGCGACCTGGGACGATTACCGCGGCAACCCGGAAATTGTCGAGAACGCCAAACGGATCGTTACGCTGCTGAAGGGCGTGAAAGAGTTCAAGGACATGGGCGGCGAGGCGATCCGCGGCTTCTTGCTCTGCGGACCTCCGGGAACGGGCAAATCGTATCTGGCGCAGGTGATCGCCAACGAAGCGGAGGTTCCGTTCGCGTACGCGTCCGCTCCCAGCTTTCAAAATATGTTTTTCGGCGTCGGCAACTTGAAGGTGATGCGGCTTTACAAGAAAGCGCGCAAGCTGGCGCAGGTGTACGGCGCGTGCATCATTTTTATTGACGAAATCGACGCGATCGGCGTCAAACGGCAGAATGGCAGCGGAGGCGGCATGATGGGCATGATGGGCGGCGGCTCGGGCCTGCTCAATGAGCTTCTCCTGCAGATGGATCCGCCGAATCTGGACGGTTCCCGCTTCGCCAGGTTCCTGCGCGCGCTCGGGCTGCGGCGCAGGAAGGCCGAACGGCCGGCAGTGCTGACGGTCGCCGCCACGAACCTGCCCGACGTGCTCGATCCCGCATTGCTTCGGCCCGGCCGTTTCGACCGGCAGCTTTGGGTCGATTCGCCGGATTACGACGGGCGGGTGGACGTGTTCGACTATTATTTGCAGAAGGTCAAACGGGACCGGACGCTGACGCCGGAACGCGCCGCGCTCGATACGATCGGCTACAGCCCGGCGCAAATCAAGCATATCGTCAACGAATCGGTCGTCATCGCCCACCAGCGCGGCGCGCAGATGGCTGGCTACGAAGATTTCCGCGCAGCCATGGAGACGTACGAGTGGGGGCTCAAGCAGCCGCTGCGCTCCATGAGTGAGGACGAAAAACGGAACGTCGCTTACCACGAGGCTGGACATGCAGTCGCCCAATACTTGCTGAAGCCTCACGAACGGGTTTGGAAGGTGACCATTATTCGCCGCGGCGGAGCGCTCGGCCTTGCGGCCACGAAGCCGACGCACGAACGGTACAACCGGAGCGACAGCGAGATGCTGGCGGAAATTCAGGTCTGCCTGGCGGCCAGAGCCGTAGAGGAGGAGTTTCTCGGCAAGAAATTGAACGGCGTCACCTCCGATTTGCAGCAGGCAACGCTCATCGCCGGCTCCTATCTCGGCATGGTCGGCATGGGCGACGAGCTGTTCAGCTTCCGGGCTGCAGGCGGCCAGGGCGACTCGCTCAAAGCGCTGCGGCCGAAGATCAACGAGCTGCTGAAGGACCAGATGCTCCAGGTGAAGGAGCTGGTGCGGGAGCATGCCGAGCTCGTGCACGCCATAGCGGAGGAGCTCCTGCTCCGGGGCGATTTGACGGGCGAGGAGATCGAGGACATTTACGTGCGGATGTACGGACACACCCGGCCTGAGCCGCAGGCGGTGAAATCACACGCGCAGCTCGATTCGATTTCCCAGATCGCCGCGGCGAAGGAACCGGAGGATGCAGGAGATCCGGAACCGACGTCTTAA
- a CDS encoding LysR family transcriptional regulator — MNNNYELYKVFYWAAKTGSLTQAAKALYLTQPSVSHAIKQLEDSFGLTLFYRNSKGVSLTPEGAILYSYIEQSQILISLAEEKMAALKNLDSGELRIGGSDSLFKHYLLPFLEEFHRTHPGIRLHLNHGTTPEIISFLKEGRIDLGVVRMPIVDSQLEVKESFQLQDCFVAGARYAELKDKVLSLDKLLQYPVILFSRNSRVRMAITELFQNYGFTLKPEIEVGSVDLLIEFARKGLGISYVTREFVKKELDEGSLFEISLDVRLPPSHVGIMTMRNMPLSSSAGRFIDLVQGPLPPGRTE; from the coding sequence ATGAACAACAATTACGAATTATATAAGGTTTTTTATTGGGCCGCAAAGACGGGCAGCCTTACCCAAGCCGCCAAAGCGCTTTATCTCACTCAGCCGAGCGTCAGCCATGCCATCAAGCAGCTCGAGGACAGCTTCGGCCTCACTTTGTTTTACCGGAATTCCAAGGGCGTTTCGCTGACCCCGGAGGGGGCGATCCTATACTCGTATATCGAGCAATCCCAAATTCTGATCTCGCTTGCCGAGGAGAAAATGGCCGCGCTGAAAAATCTGGACAGCGGCGAGCTGCGGATCGGCGGGAGCGATTCGCTGTTTAAGCATTATTTGCTGCCGTTCCTGGAGGAATTCCACCGGACTCATCCCGGCATCCGCCTTCATCTCAATCACGGCACGACGCCGGAAATCATATCGTTTCTGAAGGAAGGCCGGATCGACCTCGGCGTCGTCCGCATGCCGATCGTCGATTCCCAGTTGGAGGTGAAGGAGAGCTTTCAGCTGCAGGACTGCTTCGTCGCCGGGGCTCGATATGCCGAGCTGAAGGACAAGGTTCTGTCGCTCGACAAGCTGCTCCAGTACCCCGTGATCCTGTTTTCACGCAACAGCCGGGTACGGATGGCCATTACGGAATTGTTTCAAAACTACGGGTTTACGCTGAAGCCCGAAATCGAGGTCGGCAGCGTCGATCTGCTGATCGAGTTCGCCCGCAAGGGGCTCGGCATCTCGTATGTGACAAGAGAGTTCGTCAAGAAGGAGCTGGACGAGGGCTCGCTTTTCGAAATTTCGCTGGACGTTCGGCTTCCCCCGTCTCATGTAGGCATTATGACGATGCGCAACATGCCGCTGTCCAGCAGCGCCGGACGGTTTATCGATCTGGTGCAGGGGCCGCTGCCCCCGGGGCGGACCGAATAA